One genomic region from Chlamydia poikilotherma encodes:
- a CDS encoding anti-sigma factor antagonist has product MNNIHKEEHGTTAVLHLQGKLDGISSPEVQENISQSLSSGIKNIVLDCTNLDYMSSAGIRVLLQSYHQVGKHSGKIVLTCVPKTIEQTLYVTGFLSYFKMFNSVQEALQALSKDED; this is encoded by the coding sequence ATGAATAACATCCACAAAGAAGAGCACGGAACCACTGCTGTCTTACATCTTCAAGGAAAACTTGACGGGATCTCTTCTCCGGAAGTACAAGAAAATATCTCACAATCTCTATCTTCAGGAATCAAAAATATCGTTCTTGATTGTACGAATTTAGACTATATGTCTAGTGCTGGCATTCGTGTTCTTTTACAAAGCTACCACCAAGTAGGGAAACATTCCGGAAAAATTGTTCTTACCTGTGTCCCTAAAACGATAGAACAAACTCTATACGTTACTGGATTCCTCTCATATTTTAAAATGTTCAATAGCGTACAGGAAGCTTTACAAGCATTAAGCAAAGACGAAGATTGA
- a CDS encoding hemolysin family protein codes for MLDFLLAISILILLFATAFTQKSVKTQDEDDKQHRQHCQSNTPILLASVLLSLYGILGVTIYSKYTFSTRSLSLTFWVIYILAAPLAYGFLPYCIKLDRGIGSALCFISSLFQAFFLPFQRSINNIEDNSKIHSSEMESQLSEAVSSFDKLIVREIMIPKVDIFAIQEDTPIRNAFAAIIEEGYSRIPLYKKNIDNITGVLLVKDLLAMYPKSIDSSQPVSSVAKPPLYAPEIKKASSLLQEFRQKHRHLAIIVNEYGVTEGIVSMEDIIEEIFGEIADEYDVQEDIPYKKVGNSWIVDGRMNISDAEEYFNLKIHHENSYDTLGGHVFHKVGAVPQKGMKIHHENFDIEIITCSERSVGKLKITPRKKKISPS; via the coding sequence ATGCTTGATTTCCTATTAGCAATTTCTATCCTCATTCTCCTGTTTGCGACGGCATTCACACAAAAATCTGTCAAAACACAAGATGAAGATGATAAACAGCATCGACAACACTGTCAGTCAAATACCCCTATTCTCCTAGCCTCTGTATTACTCAGTTTATACGGAATTTTAGGAGTCACTATTTACTCTAAATATACATTCTCAACCAGAAGCTTATCTCTTACCTTTTGGGTAATTTATATCCTTGCAGCTCCATTAGCTTACGGTTTCCTTCCCTATTGCATAAAACTCGATAGAGGCATTGGCTCCGCACTATGTTTTATTTCTTCTCTATTTCAAGCGTTTTTCCTCCCCTTCCAACGCTCCATCAATAACATTGAAGACAATTCTAAAATTCATAGTTCAGAAATGGAAAGTCAATTGTCAGAAGCTGTATCATCTTTTGATAAATTGATCGTTAGAGAAATTATGATTCCTAAAGTAGATATCTTTGCTATTCAAGAAGATACACCTATTCGCAATGCATTCGCAGCTATCATAGAAGAGGGCTATAGTCGTATTCCCCTATATAAGAAAAATATCGATAATATTACCGGAGTACTCCTGGTAAAAGATCTATTGGCCATGTACCCTAAATCTATAGACTCTTCTCAACCCGTCTCTTCAGTGGCTAAACCTCCATTGTATGCCCCGGAAATTAAAAAAGCTTCTTCACTACTTCAAGAATTCCGTCAAAAACACCGCCACTTAGCAATCATAGTAAATGAATATGGTGTTACCGAAGGGATCGTCAGTATGGAAGATATCATCGAAGAAATCTTTGGTGAAATTGCTGACGAGTATGACGTTCAAGAAGATATTCCTTATAAAAAAGTTGGAAACTCTTGGATCGTAGATGGGCGTATGAATATCTCTGATGCTGAGGAATATTTTAATCTAAAAATCCATCATGAAAATAGCTATGATACCCTAGGGGGACATGTATTTCATAAAGTTGGTGCTGTCCCACAAAAAGGTATGAAAATTCATCATGAAAACTTCGATATCGAAATTATCACTTGCTCAGAACGTAGTGTAGGCAAACTCAAAATCACCCCAAGGAAAAAGAAGATATCTCCTTCGTAA